Proteins encoded together in one Nymphalis io chromosome 24, ilAglIoxx1.1, whole genome shotgun sequence window:
- the LOC126777851 gene encoding catenin delta-2 isoform X2, with protein MQAGDYPVGGGVEPDYGQYVSSPAAHYNHMGHLTMAPSQKYPHVMEAVSVGSGYAGGVGPGTGGGHYGTYAHYGAAYPAQPAYLVDPQVPAYMAQEYVEGGGSASPRSASPGAMPPQHNLHLQQRYDSASLEQLGRHYCVTSPRGEYAGDAYAYQHYPAAYDPPHQPPPFKDSQNGLSLGSTGGQSMYGDEEELQKQMAGMALVHGGVGVGVGGREDGGGLQWRDPNLPEVIGFLNSPSDVVKANAAAYLQHLTYMDDPNKQKTRSLGGIPPLVRLVSHENPEVCRNACGALRNLSYGRQNDENKRAIRDAGGIPALMALLCRATDMEVKELVTGVIWNMSSCEDLKQSIIDDAAQVIVNKVIIPHSGWHPTNPGDTYWSTVFRNASGVLRNASSAGEYARRRLRSLAGLAEALLHAVRAALSANAIGTKIVENCVCVLRNLSYRCQEIEDPLYDTRAPPTQSSGQARIQASASKGENLGCFGGSKKKKEGSSSSNSTSPLGKSDPEPQQLDSNTNTQLGYSVPKGTEMLWSPEVVPLYMALLQTCSNPETLEAAAGALQNLAACYWQPSIDIRAAVRKEKGLPILVELLRMEVDRVVCAVATALRNLAIDQRNKELIGKYAMRDLVQKLPSGNQQHDQGTSDDTIAAVLATLNEVIKKSAEFSRSLLEAGGVERLLNLTKQRHRHTPRVLKFAGQVLMTMWSHAELREVYRKHGWREADFLTPARAAQPRAPSAASGQGTPMSGAPHSPGAANSTLSRPMASTGGTRYEDRTIRRHRENDDIPAMDVNYADGLGMGNPNGRPMNLQGVQAQMPPPSSR; from the exons ATGCAG GCGGGCGATTACCCCGTCGGTGGTGGCGTGGAGCCGGATTATGGACAGTACGTGTCGTCGCCCGCCGCTCACTACAACCATATGGGGCACCTCACCATGGCGCCATCGCAGAAGTACCCTCAT GTTATGGAAGCGGTGTCTGTGGGTAGCGGGTACGCTGGCGGCGTCGGCCCGGGTACTGGCGGCGGTCACTATGGCACATACGCGCACTACGGAGCCGCCTATCCGGCCCAACCTGCGTATCTCGTAGATCCGCAAGTGCCCGCGTACATGGCACAG GAGTACGTAGAAGGTGGGGGTAGTGCATCACCTCGTAGCGCCTCTCCAGGAGCAATGCCACCTCAACATAATCTACATTTGCAACAGAG GTACGATTCGGCATCTTTAGAGCAATTGGGTCGGCACTATTGTGTGACGTCACCGCGCGGGGAGTACGCGGGCGACGCGTACGCGTACCAACACTATCCCGCTGCGTATGACCCTCCGCACCAACCACCAccttttaag gattCGCAAAACGGCCTCAGTTTGGGAAGCACAGGCGGTCAGTCGATGTATGGTGATGAAGaagaattacaaaaacaaatggcGGGGATGGCAttag TTCACGGCGGTGTTGGCGTGGGTGTCGGTGGTCGCGAGGACGGCGGCGGACTGCAATGGCGAGATCCAAACCTACCGGAAGTGATCGGTTTCCTCAACTCTCCCTCCGACGTGGTGAAGGCAAACGCCGCGGCGTACTTGCAACACCTCACTTACATGGACGACCCGAACAAACAGAAGACTAGGAGTCTag GCGGCATCCCGCCGCTGGTGCGGCTGGTGTCGCACGAGAACCCCGAGGTGTGCCGCAACGCGTGCGGCGCGCTGCGCAACCTGTCGTACGGGCGCCAGAACGACGAGAACAAGCGCGCCATCCGCGACGCGGGCGGCATCCCCGCGCTCATGGCGCTGCTGTGCCGCGCCACCGACATGGAG gtgaAAGAACTGGTGACAGGTGTGATTTGGAATATGTCGTCCTGCGAAGATCTCAAGCAGTCGATAATAGATGACGCGGCACAAGTTATTGTAAACAAGGTTATCATCCCACACTCCGGCTGGCATCCCACCAACCCTGGCGATACCTACTGGTCTACCG TGTTCCGCAACGCGTCGGGCGTGCTGCGCAACGCGTCGTCGGCGGGCGAGTACGCGCGGCGGCGGCTGCGCTCGCTGGCGGGGCTGGCCGAGGCGCTGCTGCACGCCGTGCGCGCCGCGCTCAGCGCCAACGCCATCGGCACCAAGATCGTGGAGAACTGCGTCTGCGTGCTGAGGAACCTCTCCTACAG GTGTCAGGAAATAGAAGATCCTTTGTATGATACACGAGCTCCGCCCACACAATCTTCTGGACAGGCAAGGATACAAGCTAGCGCGTCGAAAG gCGAGAATTTAGGTTGCTTCGGTGGTAGTAAAAAGAAGAAAGAGGGTTCGTCGTCGTCAAACTCGACCAGTCCGCTGGGGAAGAGTGATCCGGAACCGCAACAACTAGACAGCAACACTAACACGCAGCTAGGGTACAGCGTGCCCAAGGGAACCGAGATGCTCTGGTCGCCTGAG GTAGTGCCATTGTACATGGCGTTACTGCAAACCTGTTCCAATCCTGAGACGTTGGAGGCGGCGGCGGGAGCCCTACAGAACTTGGCGGCTTGCTACTGGCAGCCCTCTATTGATATACGAGCTGCTGTTAGGAAAGAAAAag GACTACCAATATTAGTGGAGTTATTACGTATGGAAGTGGACAGGGTTGTGTGCGCCGTAGCTACGGCGCTACGTAACTTGGCCATCGACCAGAGGAACAAGGAACTGATAGGGAAATACGCCATGCGGGATCTGGTACAGAAGCTGCCAAGTGGCAATCAGCAGCACGACCAG GGCACTTCGGACGACACGATAGCGGCGGTGCTGGCGACTCTCAACGAGGTGATCAAGAAGAGCGCGGAGTTCTCCCGCTCGCTGCTGGAGGCGGGCGGCGTCGAGCGCCTGCTGAACCTCACCAAGCAGCGACACCGACACACGCCCAGGGTGCTCAAGTTCGCAG GTCAAGTGCTGATGACGATGTGGTCGCACGCGGAGCTGCGCGAGGTGTACCGCAAGCACGGCTGGCGCGAGGCCGACTTCCTCACCCCCGCCCGCGCCGCGCAGCCGCGCGCGCCCTCCGCCGCCAGCG GTCAGGGCACGCCCATGTCGGGCGCGCCGCACTCGCCGGGCGCCGCCAACAGCACGCTGAGCCGCCCCATGGCGTCCACGGGCGGCACCAGGTACGAGGACCGCACCATACGACGGCATCGGGAG AACGATGACATACCAGCCATGGATGTTAACTACGCAGATGGGTTAGGTATGGGCAACCCCAACGGGCGACCCATGAACCTTCAAGGTGTCCAAGCTCAAATGCCACCACCAAGCAGCCGCTAA
- the LOC126777851 gene encoding catenin delta-2 isoform X1, producing MDGVKKIHSGTLYRNGPVEGAYGPQHSPVSRSDASTEDAELSAALAHQHHLAMQAGDYPVGGGVEPDYGQYVSSPAAHYNHMGHLTMAPSQKYPHVMEAVSVGSGYAGGVGPGTGGGHYGTYAHYGAAYPAQPAYLVDPQVPAYMAQEYVEGGGSASPRSASPGAMPPQHNLHLQQRYDSASLEQLGRHYCVTSPRGEYAGDAYAYQHYPAAYDPPHQPPPFKDSQNGLSLGSTGGQSMYGDEEELQKQMAGMALVHGGVGVGVGGREDGGGLQWRDPNLPEVIGFLNSPSDVVKANAAAYLQHLTYMDDPNKQKTRSLGGIPPLVRLVSHENPEVCRNACGALRNLSYGRQNDENKRAIRDAGGIPALMALLCRATDMEVKELVTGVIWNMSSCEDLKQSIIDDAAQVIVNKVIIPHSGWHPTNPGDTYWSTVFRNASGVLRNASSAGEYARRRLRSLAGLAEALLHAVRAALSANAIGTKIVENCVCVLRNLSYRCQEIEDPLYDTRAPPTQSSGQARIQASASKGENLGCFGGSKKKKEGSSSSNSTSPLGKSDPEPQQLDSNTNTQLGYSVPKGTEMLWSPEVVPLYMALLQTCSNPETLEAAAGALQNLAACYWQPSIDIRAAVRKEKGLPILVELLRMEVDRVVCAVATALRNLAIDQRNKELIGKYAMRDLVQKLPSGNQQHDQGTSDDTIAAVLATLNEVIKKSAEFSRSLLEAGGVERLLNLTKQRHRHTPRVLKFAGQVLMTMWSHAELREVYRKHGWREADFLTPARAAQPRAPSAASGQGTPMSGAPHSPGAANSTLSRPMASTGGTRYEDRTIRRHRENDDIPAMDVNYADGLGMGNPNGRPMNLQGVQAQMPPPSSR from the exons TAACGGTCCGGTAGAGGGTGCGTATGGTCCGCAGCACAGTCCCGTGTCGCGGTCCGACGCTTCCACCGAGGACGCGGAGCTATCCGCTGCGCTTGCGCATCAGCACCATCTCGCTATGCAG GCGGGCGATTACCCCGTCGGTGGTGGCGTGGAGCCGGATTATGGACAGTACGTGTCGTCGCCCGCCGCTCACTACAACCATATGGGGCACCTCACCATGGCGCCATCGCAGAAGTACCCTCAT GTTATGGAAGCGGTGTCTGTGGGTAGCGGGTACGCTGGCGGCGTCGGCCCGGGTACTGGCGGCGGTCACTATGGCACATACGCGCACTACGGAGCCGCCTATCCGGCCCAACCTGCGTATCTCGTAGATCCGCAAGTGCCCGCGTACATGGCACAG GAGTACGTAGAAGGTGGGGGTAGTGCATCACCTCGTAGCGCCTCTCCAGGAGCAATGCCACCTCAACATAATCTACATTTGCAACAGAG GTACGATTCGGCATCTTTAGAGCAATTGGGTCGGCACTATTGTGTGACGTCACCGCGCGGGGAGTACGCGGGCGACGCGTACGCGTACCAACACTATCCCGCTGCGTATGACCCTCCGCACCAACCACCAccttttaag gattCGCAAAACGGCCTCAGTTTGGGAAGCACAGGCGGTCAGTCGATGTATGGTGATGAAGaagaattacaaaaacaaatggcGGGGATGGCAttag TTCACGGCGGTGTTGGCGTGGGTGTCGGTGGTCGCGAGGACGGCGGCGGACTGCAATGGCGAGATCCAAACCTACCGGAAGTGATCGGTTTCCTCAACTCTCCCTCCGACGTGGTGAAGGCAAACGCCGCGGCGTACTTGCAACACCTCACTTACATGGACGACCCGAACAAACAGAAGACTAGGAGTCTag GCGGCATCCCGCCGCTGGTGCGGCTGGTGTCGCACGAGAACCCCGAGGTGTGCCGCAACGCGTGCGGCGCGCTGCGCAACCTGTCGTACGGGCGCCAGAACGACGAGAACAAGCGCGCCATCCGCGACGCGGGCGGCATCCCCGCGCTCATGGCGCTGCTGTGCCGCGCCACCGACATGGAG gtgaAAGAACTGGTGACAGGTGTGATTTGGAATATGTCGTCCTGCGAAGATCTCAAGCAGTCGATAATAGATGACGCGGCACAAGTTATTGTAAACAAGGTTATCATCCCACACTCCGGCTGGCATCCCACCAACCCTGGCGATACCTACTGGTCTACCG TGTTCCGCAACGCGTCGGGCGTGCTGCGCAACGCGTCGTCGGCGGGCGAGTACGCGCGGCGGCGGCTGCGCTCGCTGGCGGGGCTGGCCGAGGCGCTGCTGCACGCCGTGCGCGCCGCGCTCAGCGCCAACGCCATCGGCACCAAGATCGTGGAGAACTGCGTCTGCGTGCTGAGGAACCTCTCCTACAG GTGTCAGGAAATAGAAGATCCTTTGTATGATACACGAGCTCCGCCCACACAATCTTCTGGACAGGCAAGGATACAAGCTAGCGCGTCGAAAG gCGAGAATTTAGGTTGCTTCGGTGGTAGTAAAAAGAAGAAAGAGGGTTCGTCGTCGTCAAACTCGACCAGTCCGCTGGGGAAGAGTGATCCGGAACCGCAACAACTAGACAGCAACACTAACACGCAGCTAGGGTACAGCGTGCCCAAGGGAACCGAGATGCTCTGGTCGCCTGAG GTAGTGCCATTGTACATGGCGTTACTGCAAACCTGTTCCAATCCTGAGACGTTGGAGGCGGCGGCGGGAGCCCTACAGAACTTGGCGGCTTGCTACTGGCAGCCCTCTATTGATATACGAGCTGCTGTTAGGAAAGAAAAag GACTACCAATATTAGTGGAGTTATTACGTATGGAAGTGGACAGGGTTGTGTGCGCCGTAGCTACGGCGCTACGTAACTTGGCCATCGACCAGAGGAACAAGGAACTGATAGGGAAATACGCCATGCGGGATCTGGTACAGAAGCTGCCAAGTGGCAATCAGCAGCACGACCAG GGCACTTCGGACGACACGATAGCGGCGGTGCTGGCGACTCTCAACGAGGTGATCAAGAAGAGCGCGGAGTTCTCCCGCTCGCTGCTGGAGGCGGGCGGCGTCGAGCGCCTGCTGAACCTCACCAAGCAGCGACACCGACACACGCCCAGGGTGCTCAAGTTCGCAG GTCAAGTGCTGATGACGATGTGGTCGCACGCGGAGCTGCGCGAGGTGTACCGCAAGCACGGCTGGCGCGAGGCCGACTTCCTCACCCCCGCCCGCGCCGCGCAGCCGCGCGCGCCCTCCGCCGCCAGCG GTCAGGGCACGCCCATGTCGGGCGCGCCGCACTCGCCGGGCGCCGCCAACAGCACGCTGAGCCGCCCCATGGCGTCCACGGGCGGCACCAGGTACGAGGACCGCACCATACGACGGCATCGGGAG AACGATGACATACCAGCCATGGATGTTAACTACGCAGATGGGTTAGGTATGGGCAACCCCAACGGGCGACCCATGAACCTTCAAGGTGTCCAAGCTCAAATGCCACCACCAAGCAGCCGCTAA